One window of Candidatus Eisenbacteria bacterium genomic DNA carries:
- the tuf gene encoding elongation factor Tu (EF-Tu; promotes GTP-dependent binding of aminoacyl-tRNA to the A-site of ribosomes during protein biosynthesis; when the tRNA anticodon matches the mRNA codon, GTP hydrolysis results; the inactive EF-Tu-GDP leaves the ribosome and release of GDP is promoted by elongation factor Ts; many prokaryotes have two copies of the gene encoding EF-Tu), with protein MAKQKFERTKPHVNVGTIGHVDHGKTTLTAAITMVLSQNNPKIHVRD; from the coding sequence ATGGCCAAGCAGAAGTTCGAGCGTACCAAGCCGCACGTGAACGTGGGCACGATCGGGCACGTGGACCACGGGAAGACGACGTTGACGGCGGCGATCACGATGGTTCTTTCGCAGAACAACCCGAAGATTCACGTTCGCGAC